The Clostridium chauvoei genome has a window encoding:
- a CDS encoding ComEC/Rec2 family competence protein: MSFFGIPVISQAKVQDNLVVNYIDVGQGDSELIQVSGKNILIDAGNNDDLAYNYLKSKGVKHLDYVITTHPHSDHIGGMAKIINEFDIGTFYAPKVSTTTKVFEGMINSLNNKGIKITVPKVGEKLNIGNATTFEFLAPNSSEYKNLNNYSIVTKLKYGNTSFIFTGDAERLSEREILNKQLDISADVLKLGHHGSRTSTSTKFLDAVNPKYAVVSAGEGNDYGHPNNETIEKLNKRNIEILRTDKSGTIIAISDGNKITFNCESDTTTNIEDTSNIEEPTENNVVWISNTNSKVYHTNNKCSKMKNPIKILLKDAETEGLHPCSRCAK, encoded by the coding sequence ATTTCATTTTTTGGTATTCCAGTAATATCACAAGCTAAAGTACAAGATAACCTTGTAGTAAATTATATTGATGTTGGACAAGGTGATTCAGAGTTAATTCAAGTATCTGGTAAAAATATATTAATTGATGCTGGAAATAATGATGATTTAGCTTATAATTATCTAAAAAGTAAAGGAGTAAAGCATTTAGATTATGTAATAACTACTCACCCTCATTCAGACCACATAGGTGGAATGGCAAAGATAATAAACGAATTTGATATTGGAACTTTTTATGCTCCAAAAGTATCTACAACAACTAAAGTATTTGAAGGAATGATAAATTCACTTAATAATAAAGGAATTAAAATTACAGTTCCTAAAGTTGGTGAAAAACTTAATATAGGCAATGCTACTACTTTTGAGTTTTTAGCACCTAATAGTAGTGAATATAAAAATTTAAATAATTATTCTATAGTAACAAAATTAAAATATGGTAATACCTCTTTCATATTTACAGGAGATGCTGAACGCTTAAGTGAAAGAGAGATATTAAATAAACAACTAGATATTAGTGCTGACGTTTTAAAATTAGGGCATCATGGAAGTAGAACTTCAACAAGTACTAAATTTTTAGATGCTGTTAATCCTAAATATGCTGTAGTTTCTGCTGGTGAAGGAAATGATTATGGACATCCTAATAACGAAACTATTGAAAAGTTAAATAAAAGAAATATAGAAATACTTAGAACAGATAAAAGTGGAACTATTATAGCTATAAGTGATGGTAATAAAATAACTTTTAACTGTGAAAGTGATACTACAACTAATATAGAAGATACAAGTAATATAGAAGAACCAACTGAAAATAATGTTGTATGGATATCTAACACTAATTCTAAAGTTTATCATACTAACAATAAATGTAGTAAAATGAAAAATCCTATTAAAATTTTATTAAAAGATGCAGAAACTGAAGGTTTACATCCATGCTCTAGATGTGCAAAATAA
- a CDS encoding bifunctional 4-hydroxy-3-methylbut-2-enyl diphosphate reductase/30S ribosomal protein S1: MRKVILAENAGFCFGVQRAVEEALKIKKHYNKKIYTLGPLIHNNDVVNYLEENNIFAIDFENIDELTEGDVIVIRSHGVPKSIIEVLDIKGLKVINATCPYVTNIHKKVDKYSKMGYSIVILGDKKHPEVVGINGWCENKAIITKNGDFKESLPNKVCAVSQTTEKEENWENTLDNLSKNCKELLPFNTICSATEVRQKSAKELSKNVDAMIVIGGKNSSNTTKLYQISKENCENTIHIENSKELKEDFINNENFKTVGITAGASTPDWVIKEIIDIMEGKFNMDDQLKLMNELDRRFRIGDEVTGEILSITRDEVVVSLVGYKSDGVIPFKELTVLENIDDAVSKLKVGDSITAKVIKLQNQDKNVVLSRLEYEKNSTILELEKLFENKETLIVTVKEAKEKGLVAYYKGVRIFIPASQIDIKFTKDKEIYVKKDLEIRLIDFSKENPSKIVGSRRILLEEEKAIKESAVWDNLSIGDVVKAEIKRFTNFGAFADINGVDGLIHLSQISWSHVKSAEDILKKGQFVDVKIIDLNREENKLSLSIKELTPEPWSNVNEKYPEGSIVLGKVVRLNDFGAFVELEPGVDGLVHISKITHDRVNHPKDVLTIGEEVKAKILSVDGENKKIALSIKDAE; this comes from the coding sequence ATGAGAAAAGTAATTTTAGCTGAAAATGCAGGATTTTGTTTTGGAGTGCAAAGAGCTGTAGAAGAGGCATTAAAAATTAAAAAACACTATAATAAAAAAATATATACACTAGGACCACTTATACATAATAATGATGTGGTTAATTACTTAGAAGAAAATAATATATTTGCAATTGATTTTGAAAATATTGATGAATTAACTGAAGGTGATGTAATAGTTATAAGATCTCATGGTGTACCAAAATCAATAATAGAAGTATTAGATATCAAAGGACTTAAAGTTATTAATGCAACTTGTCCATATGTTACTAATATACATAAAAAGGTTGATAAATATTCTAAAATGGGATATAGCATTGTTATCTTAGGTGATAAGAAACACCCTGAAGTTGTAGGGATTAATGGTTGGTGCGAAAATAAAGCCATTATTACTAAAAATGGTGACTTTAAAGAAAGTCTGCCAAATAAAGTTTGTGCTGTTTCTCAAACTACAGAAAAAGAAGAAAATTGGGAAAATACTTTAGACAATTTATCTAAGAATTGCAAAGAATTATTACCATTCAATACAATTTGTTCTGCTACAGAGGTTAGACAAAAAAGCGCTAAAGAGTTATCAAAAAATGTAGATGCTATGATTGTTATTGGAGGTAAAAATAGTTCTAATACAACTAAACTTTATCAAATTTCTAAAGAGAATTGTGAAAATACTATTCATATAGAGAATTCTAAAGAACTAAAAGAAGATTTTATTAATAACGAAAACTTTAAAACAGTTGGAATAACTGCTGGAGCTTCAACTCCAGATTGGGTAATAAAAGAAATTATAGATATTATGGAGGGGAAATTTAACATGGATGATCAATTAAAATTAATGAATGAACTAGATAGAAGATTTCGTATAGGTGATGAAGTTACTGGTGAAATATTATCAATAACTAGAGATGAAGTAGTAGTATCTTTAGTAGGATACAAATCTGATGGAGTTATTCCTTTTAAGGAATTAACAGTTCTTGAAAATATAGATGATGCTGTAAGTAAATTAAAGGTAGGAGATAGTATTACAGCGAAGGTAATAAAATTACAAAACCAAGATAAAAATGTAGTACTTTCAAGATTAGAATATGAAAAAAATTCTACTATTTTAGAATTAGAGAAATTATTTGAGAATAAAGAAACTTTAATAGTTACAGTAAAAGAAGCTAAAGAAAAAGGATTAGTTGCTTATTATAAAGGTGTAAGAATATTTATTCCAGCATCTCAAATTGATATAAAATTTACTAAAGACAAAGAAATATACGTTAAAAAAGATTTAGAAATTAGATTAATTGACTTTTCTAAAGAAAATCCATCTAAAATAGTTGGATCAAGAAGAATACTTTTAGAAGAAGAAAAAGCTATAAAAGAATCAGCTGTATGGGATAACTTATCTATTGGAGATGTAGTAAAAGCTGAAATAAAGAGATTTACTAATTTTGGTGCTTTTGCCGACATAAATGGGGTAGATGGATTGATTCATCTTTCACAAATTTCTTGGAGTCATGTAAAATCTGCTGAGGATATATTAAAAAAAGGTCAATTTGTAGATGTAAAAATAATTGATTTAAATAGAGAAGAAAATAAGTTGTCTTTAAGCATAAAAGAATTAACTCCTGAACCATGGTCAAATGTAAATGAAAAGTATCCAGAAGGTTCTATTGTATTGGGTAAAGTTGTAAGATTAAATGATTTTGGTGCTTTTGTTGAATTAGAACCAGGAGTAGATGGATTAGTTCATATTTCTAAGATAACTCATGATAGAGTTAATCATCCAAAAGATGTTTTAACTATAGGTGAAGAAGTAAAAGCTAAAATACTTTCAGTTGATGGAGAAAATAAAAAAATAGCCTTAAGTATTAAGGATGCTGAATAA
- a CDS encoding GNAT family N-acetyltransferase — protein MITLEKLTSNTMDIFKNLYNKNQKIDSYDKDFFYLYEHQNFIVKYIFRKFLKLIRYNDKIIGYIWYDTPLDSNIRIWSLYIENEYLTILDRTIFNKFNDSILSYEAIDNTRNSIILTNLGFKRVRPTILMELDLNTYHRYEEITDLRLKLQSKNSNINNHYNSIYNANYSESIYHLKKFIMGKDEKLRCKIQNNVFSNWNREPLKIEDIYNDISQEYYINDLSIFGMINEKCVGYGQVIYNRNMYTVVNFGIIEEFRGLEIGKLLLHDLILLSKEKGLTKLYIRVDIDNLRARSLYTWAGFIDKCTISRWDRRCNTY, from the coding sequence ATGATAACATTAGAGAAGCTAACATCAAATACAATGGATATATTTAAAAATCTATATAATAAGAATCAGAAAATAGACAGCTATGATAAGGATTTTTTTTATTTATATGAGCATCAAAATTTTATAGTTAAATATATATTTAGAAAATTTCTTAAATTAATAAGATATAATGATAAAATAATAGGATATATATGGTATGATACACCATTAGATTCAAATATTAGAATTTGGTCTTTATATATTGAAAATGAATATTTAACTATTTTAGATAGAACTATTTTTAATAAATTTAATGATAGTATATTATCTTATGAAGCTATTGATAATACTAGAAATTCAATTATTTTAACTAATTTAGGGTTTAAGCGAGTTAGACCTACTATTTTAATGGAACTTGATTTAAATACTTATCATAGATATGAAGAAATAACTGATTTAAGATTAAAACTTCAATCAAAGAATAGTAATATAAATAACCATTATAACTCTATTTATAATGCGAATTATTCAGAGTCTATCTATCACTTGAAAAAATTTATTATGGGGAAAGATGAAAAATTAAGATGTAAAATTCAGAATAACGTATTTTCTAATTGGAATAGAGAGCCATTAAAAATAGAGGATATTTATAATGACATAAGTCAAGAATATTATATTAATGATTTATCAATATTTGGTATGATTAATGAAAAATGTGTAGGATATGGACAAGTTATCTATAATAGAAATATGTACACAGTTGTTAATTTTGGAATAATAGAAGAATTTAGAGGTTTAGAAATAGGAAAATTACTATTACATGATTTAATACTTCTTTCTAAAGAGAAAGGATTAACTAAACTTTATATACGAGTTGATATAGATAATCTAAGAGCTAGATCATTATATACTTGGGCTGGTTTTATAGATAAATGTACTATTTCTAGATGGGATAGAAGATGTAATACTTATTAA
- the miaB gene encoding tRNA (N6-isopentenyl adenosine(37)-C2)-methylthiotransferase MiaB — MSENENKTFFICTYGCQMNEEDSEKLSGMLKRSGYSETDTQENADIIIYNTCCVRENAENKVFGNLGQLKNLKKKKPNLIIAVCGCMMQQEGMADKILKTFPHVNIIFGTHNAYKFPEYLNRVKTEGVQVKEIFNKETEIIEGLPIDRKSDVKAFVTIMYGCNNFCTYCIVPYVRGRERSRKSEDIVKEIKDLVSSGYKEITLLGQNVNSYGKGLEEDITFAGLLRKINEIDGLERVRFMTSHPKDLNRDVVMAIKECDKLCEQIHLPVQSGSNRILKKMNRNYTKESYLELIKMIKEEIPGVTITTDIIVGFPGETEEDFLETLELVKEVEYSSAFTFIYSRRNNTPADMMPDQISDEDKHNRFNRLVDAVNVGVIKGNKQYEGKIVEVLVEGPSKNDEDKFTGRTRNGRLVNFTGEGVKAGDIVNVNIVRAQPFSLIGEVV, encoded by the coding sequence ATAAGTGAAAATGAAAATAAAACTTTCTTTATTTGTACTTATGGTTGTCAAATGAATGAAGAAGATTCAGAAAAACTTTCTGGAATGCTTAAAAGAAGTGGATATTCTGAAACTGATACTCAAGAAAATGCAGATATTATAATATATAATACGTGTTGTGTTAGAGAAAATGCAGAAAATAAGGTTTTTGGAAACTTAGGTCAATTAAAAAATCTTAAGAAGAAAAAACCTAACCTTATAATTGCTGTTTGTGGATGCATGATGCAGCAAGAAGGAATGGCAGATAAGATTTTAAAAACTTTTCCACATGTTAACATAATTTTTGGAACACATAATGCATATAAATTCCCAGAATATTTAAATAGAGTAAAAACTGAAGGAGTTCAAGTTAAAGAAATTTTTAATAAAGAGACTGAAATAATAGAGGGACTACCAATAGATAGAAAAAGTGATGTTAAAGCATTTGTCACAATTATGTATGGATGTAATAATTTTTGTACATACTGTATAGTTCCATATGTAAGAGGTAGAGAAAGAAGTAGAAAATCAGAAGATATAGTAAAAGAAATTAAAGATTTAGTATCAAGTGGATATAAAGAAATTACTCTTTTAGGTCAAAATGTAAATTCATATGGTAAAGGATTAGAAGAAGATATAACTTTTGCTGGATTACTTAGAAAAATAAATGAAATTGACGGATTAGAAAGAGTAAGATTTATGACATCTCATCCTAAAGATTTAAATAGAGATGTAGTTATGGCTATAAAAGAATGCGATAAACTTTGTGAACAAATCCATTTACCTGTACAAAGTGGTTCAAATAGAATTTTAAAGAAAATGAATAGAAATTATACTAAGGAATCTTATTTAGAATTAATCAAAATGATAAAAGAAGAAATTCCAGGAGTAACTATTACAACAGATATAATAGTTGGATTCCCTGGAGAAACCGAAGAAGATTTCTTAGAGACTTTAGAACTTGTAAAAGAAGTTGAATATTCATCTGCATTTACATTTATATATTCAAGAAGAAATAACACTCCTGCTGATATGATGCCAGATCAAATTTCTGATGAGGATAAACATAATAGATTTAATAGGTTAGTAGATGCTGTTAATGTTGGGGTTATTAAAGGGAATAAACAATATGAAGGAAAAATAGTAGAAGTCCTTGTAGAAGGTCCAAGTAAAAATGATGAAGATAAATTTACTGGTAGAACTAGAAATGGACGACTAGTTAACTTCACAGGAGAAGGGGTTAAGGCTGGAGATATTGTTAATGTTAACATAGTAAGAGCTCAACCATTCTCATTAATTGGAGAAGTTGTTTAA